One genomic region from Desulfallas thermosapovorans DSM 6562 encodes:
- a CDS encoding glycosyltransferase family 2 protein, with protein sequence MEEPLISVIIPTCKRPPAMVKRALDSVINQSYKNLEIIVVNDSPADFAQRKAVEQLIKTLDDHRLRYIKHDQNLGGSAARNTGLLASRGEFIAFLDDDDQWLPGKLQKQMAKMSDANTGLVYCNYKMVDSTTQSTRLIDRCIAGSVFDDLMLGNFIGSTSFVLVRRRCFEQCGLFDTSMLSSQDHDMWLRIARKFKVDCVNESLVIYHIHDGERITTNPRSKIQGIQAINKKYADYLATHPKAKSTRLIMLTPYYLQLGDGKKALAIYWQSVKLAPWAIKRNLAYLKHIARFFLFRKSYGKNAP encoded by the coding sequence ATGGAAGAACCTTTAATCAGCGTGATTATTCCCACCTGCAAACGCCCCCCGGCCATGGTTAAAAGGGCGCTGGACAGCGTCATTAACCAGTCTTATAAAAACCTGGAAATAATCGTTGTGAATGACAGCCCGGCTGATTTTGCCCAGCGGAAAGCGGTGGAACAGTTGATAAAAACCCTGGACGACCACCGCCTGCGCTACATCAAACACGATCAAAACCTGGGCGGCAGTGCAGCGAGAAACACCGGGCTTTTAGCCTCCCGGGGTGAATTTATCGCTTTTTTGGATGATGACGACCAGTGGCTGCCCGGAAAACTACAAAAGCAAATGGCTAAAATGTCTGATGCAAATACCGGCCTGGTTTACTGCAACTATAAAATGGTTGACTCCACCACTCAAAGTACCCGGTTAATTGACCGCTGTATAGCGGGCAGTGTTTTCGATGATTTAATGCTGGGGAACTTTATCGGTTCAACTTCTTTTGTGCTGGTCAGGCGCAGGTGCTTTGAACAGTGCGGCCTGTTTGACACCAGTATGCTATCATCCCAGGACCACGATATGTGGCTGAGAATTGCCCGCAAGTTCAAGGTTGATTGTGTAAATGAATCACTGGTTATTTATCATATCCACGACGGAGAAAGAATCACCACCAACCCCCGGAGCAAAATTCAGGGTATCCAGGCTATTAACAAAAAATATGCGGATTATTTAGCTACACATCCAAAGGCTAAAAGTACACGGCTTATTATGCTTACCCCGTACTACCTGCAACTGGGTGACGGAAAAAAGGCCCTGGCCATATACTGGCAATCAGTCAAGCTGGCCCCGTGGGCGATCAAGCGCAACCTCGCTTACCTGAAACATATAGCCAGGTTTTTTCTTTTCCGTAAATCCTATGGGAAGAATGCACCATGA
- the thiS gene encoding sulfur carrier protein ThiS, producing the protein MIKVNEKQIPFTPGMTAADALKAAGESPGAMTLVVVDGKVVPRDRLDMEPLADGAHIKLLTIVSGG; encoded by the coding sequence ATGATTAAGGTCAATGAAAAGCAAATCCCGTTTACGCCAGGTATGACAGCGGCGGATGCTTTGAAAGCGGCCGGAGAGTCCCCCGGTGCCATGACCCTGGTGGTTGTGGACGGAAAGGTTGTGCCCCGGGACCGCCTGGACATGGAACCGCTGGCCGATGGGGCGCACATAAAACTACTTACCATCGTATCCGGAGGATAA
- a CDS encoding Ig-like domain-containing protein: MSCLRKICIALVVALLFLIPVQAVNAATNADTLKNLFDKVDNQSKWKASSNKPDGYQICYTDSYVMRAYLLMYQSTGDKKYLNSFTSFADSVLARRDNVVGKTDFRGLRLPGWSSNHFDPKQNMHYVMATGMIATPLAQFATVVKSDPALASYNAKANIYLQAARDAVAIHEKPGDSRYIYSDNNWIEDGNAMYLKRPLNMSLAYGSALLAIYEATGDKSYLDRGTKIANYFKQQLTVNPATNGYYWKYFPGHPSYGNVIEDLSHSTLGTEFAYLSYKCGLFNNNDMQRFANTATKTLARSNGSVAERLNGSGTSTQPGKFLHWLWFEPWAPSLLDTSYNIVKNRTSTYPMELIGIAMLNYFNAHGETPDPVDPAPGPGPGEPEPEEPEPPQDTQRPVVKVNAPATGSQLKGTAVFQVSASDNTGVDKLVLGYGPSAKGPWTEFKGTAELKSGSATEGNWELSWDVSGLADGTYYVLARATDAAGNMVFSPAAAYEVKNAVPEPEPEEPEPPQDTQRPVVKVNAPATGSQLKGTAVFQVSASDNTGVDKLVLGYGPSAKGPWTEFKGTAELKSGSATEGNWELSWDVSGLADGTYYVLARATDAAGNMGFSPAAKYEVKNKVENPAPAGNLIQNGDFSAGLQGWSNKNNSAKISRDSAGNPALTNTSNYDFFQEISLKPGNYKLNARTHAGNSKKAAMIVVVYYYRDGSHSTEYAFKHQHAGRTWESMREMAIKVPSTVVKARVFLTVEPGDNGYHHFDDVTLTAVK; encoded by the coding sequence ATGAGTTGTTTGAGAAAAATTTGTATCGCGTTGGTGGTTGCACTGTTGTTTCTGATACCGGTGCAAGCTGTGAATGCTGCAACCAATGCAGATACCTTGAAAAATTTGTTTGATAAGGTGGATAACCAGTCAAAATGGAAAGCCAGCAGCAATAAACCGGACGGTTATCAAATATGTTACACCGATTCTTACGTTATGCGCGCTTATCTGTTAATGTACCAGTCCACCGGTGACAAGAAATACCTTAATAGTTTTACCAGTTTTGCCGACAGCGTACTGGCGCGCCGGGATAACGTGGTGGGTAAGACCGATTTTCGTGGTTTAAGACTGCCGGGCTGGAGTAGTAACCATTTTGACCCAAAACAAAATATGCATTACGTCATGGCTACCGGGATGATTGCCACTCCCCTGGCTCAATTCGCCACGGTGGTGAAAAGTGATCCCGCTTTGGCCAGCTACAATGCCAAAGCTAATATTTATTTGCAGGCGGCCAGGGATGCAGTGGCCATTCATGAAAAACCCGGCGACTCAAGATATATTTACAGCGATAATAACTGGATTGAAGATGGTAATGCCATGTATTTGAAAAGGCCTCTTAACATGAGCTTAGCATATGGCAGTGCTTTGCTGGCCATTTACGAAGCTACGGGGGACAAGTCATATCTGGATAGAGGAACAAAAATAGCCAATTATTTTAAACAGCAGCTTACCGTAAACCCGGCTACCAACGGCTATTATTGGAAGTATTTCCCCGGTCACCCCTCATACGGTAACGTTATAGAGGATTTAAGCCATTCCACGCTGGGCACTGAATTTGCTTACCTTAGCTATAAATGCGGTCTTTTTAATAATAACGACATGCAAAGATTCGCCAATACCGCCACCAAAACCCTGGCCAGAAGCAACGGCTCAGTTGCCGAAAGGTTAAACGGCAGCGGTACCAGTACCCAACCCGGCAAATTCTTGCACTGGTTGTGGTTTGAGCCCTGGGCACCGTCTTTACTGGATACTAGCTATAATATAGTCAAAAACAGAACTTCAACTTACCCCATGGAACTCATCGGAATAGCCATGCTGAACTACTTTAATGCCCATGGAGAGACCCCTGACCCAGTTGACCCTGCTCCGGGCCCGGGACCGGGGGAACCGGAACCGGAAGAACCGGAACCGCCCCAGGACACCCAGCGTCCCGTGGTTAAAGTAAATGCCCCGGCAACCGGCAGCCAGCTAAAGGGCACCGCAGTATTCCAGGTATCGGCCAGCGATAACACCGGAGTAGACAAGCTGGTCCTGGGTTACGGTCCCAGCGCCAAGGGTCCGTGGACCGAGTTTAAAGGCACAGCGGAATTAAAGAGCGGCAGCGCAACGGAAGGCAATTGGGAACTGAGTTGGGATGTATCGGGCCTTGCAGACGGCACCTACTATGTATTGGCCCGTGCCACAGACGCAGCGGGCAACATGGTCTTTTCACCGGCGGCAGCATATGAAGTAAAGAACGCCGTACCGGAACCGGAACCGGAAGAACCGGAACCGCCCCAGGACACCCAGCGTCCCGTGGTTAAAGTAAATGCCCCGGCAACCGGCAGCCAGCTAAAGGGCACCGCAGTATTCCAGGTATCGGCCAGCGATAACACCGGAGTAGACAAGCTGGTCCTGGGTTACGGTCCCAGCGCCAAGGGTCCGTGGACCGAGTTTAAAGGCACAGCGGAATTAAAGAGCGGCAGCGCAACGGAAGGCAATTGGGAACTGAGTTGGGATGTATCGGGCCTTGCAGACGGCACCTACTATGTATTGGCCCGTGCCACAGACGCAGCGGGCAACATGGGCTTTTCACCGGCGGCTAAATATGAAGTAAAGAACAAGGTTGAAAACCCGGCACCGGCGGGCAATTTAATCCAAAACGGTGACTTCAGCGCGGGTTTACAGGGTTGGTCAAACAAGAACAATTCAGCTAAAATCAGCCGTGACTCTGCCGGCAACCCGGCTTTAACCAATACATCCAACTATGATTTCTTCCAGGAAATCAGTCTTAAGCCCGGCAATTATAAGCTGAATGCCCGGACCCACGCGGGTAATTCCAAAAAAGCAGCCATGATTGTGGTGGTATATTATTACCGTGACGGCAGTCACAGCACGGAATACGCCTTCAAGCACCAGCATGCCGGCAGGACCTGGGAGTCCATGCGGGAAATGGCCATTAAGGTACCCAGCACGGTAGTTAAGGCCAGGGTATTCCTGACCGTTGAACCCGGTGACAATGGTTACCACCACTTTGATGATGTTACATTGACGGCAGTTAAATAA
- a CDS encoding LysM peptidoglycan-binding domain-containing protein, whose amino-acid sequence MVIVLTAIFALVVLYFVYNNLNSQTSTNPGAKAAVDAPAGTENPDTVFLEKPAIINGDFEQGGLGWNNNYAVQKDENGNHYIMNNASWDIRQDMNLLPHTTYQIKAQTKKGTAQGPARIVFTFHDVNGNKLPQYYDIRHTHTGNDWEDIAQQYIAIPEKAAITKIYLLTSDPKGYHYFDNIVVTRTSAVGDRANLQADQNEKIANGDFELGLFGWVGESSLITEENDNKFLRNGYNWSLYQQVEVEPEQIYVVKATTRTPDVQVPTRIKVVFLDEQGQRIPEFYNIVRSHTNNEWNDVTEVIKIPAGIHQARIYLLANDDSAAVACDFDNVSLKLATGAELNNLTRAQTEDSRNYLGNHTEYVVKPGDTASGIAEKFGVDLKTLIDENNITNPNSLEVGQILYIPVN is encoded by the coding sequence TTGGTTATAGTATTAACCGCAATTTTTGCTCTGGTGGTCCTTTATTTTGTTTACAACAACCTTAATTCCCAGACCTCAACCAACCCCGGTGCTAAAGCCGCTGTTGACGCACCGGCCGGTACCGAAAACCCTGACACCGTCTTTTTGGAAAAACCCGCCATAATAAACGGGGATTTTGAACAGGGAGGCCTTGGCTGGAATAATAATTACGCCGTGCAAAAGGATGAAAACGGAAATCACTATATCATGAACAACGCCAGTTGGGACATCCGGCAGGACATGAATTTGCTTCCCCACACCACCTACCAAATCAAAGCCCAAACCAAAAAGGGCACGGCCCAGGGACCGGCCAGGATAGTTTTTACATTCCATGATGTCAATGGAAACAAATTGCCCCAGTACTATGATATCCGGCACACCCATACCGGTAACGATTGGGAGGACATAGCTCAACAATATATCGCCATACCCGAAAAAGCCGCCATAACTAAAATATACCTGCTAACCAGTGACCCCAAAGGTTACCACTATTTTGACAATATCGTGGTTACCAGGACCAGTGCAGTGGGTGACCGGGCAAACCTGCAGGCGGACCAAAATGAAAAAATAGCCAATGGGGATTTTGAACTGGGACTGTTTGGTTGGGTTGGAGAATCATCTTTAATTACCGAGGAGAATGATAATAAATTTTTAAGGAACGGGTATAACTGGAGTCTTTACCAGCAGGTTGAGGTTGAGCCGGAACAAATTTACGTAGTCAAAGCCACAACCAGAACACCGGACGTGCAAGTGCCCACCCGCATCAAAGTAGTATTTTTAGATGAGCAAGGTCAGAGAATTCCGGAGTTTTATAACATTGTGCGCAGTCACACCAACAATGAATGGAATGATGTAACGGAAGTTATCAAAATACCTGCCGGCATTCACCAGGCCAGAATATACTTGCTGGCCAACGATGACTCGGCTGCGGTGGCCTGCGACTTCGATAACGTATCTTTAAAACTGGCCACTGGCGCGGAATTAAATAATCTGACCCGGGCCCAAACCGAAGACTCCCGGAACTACCTGGGTAACCATACTGAATATGTTGTAAAACCCGGGGATACGGCCTCAGGCATAGCCGAAAAGTTTGGCGTTGACCTTAAAACATTGATTGACGAAAACAACATCACCAACCCCAACAGTTTAGAGGTAGGTCAAATACTATATATACCGGTCAATTAA
- a CDS encoding lipopolysaccharide biosynthesis protein produces the protein MRTRKALYNTAASLALQAITIICGFIVPRLIIGSFGSSVNGLVYSIKQFLGYITLLEFGVGGVVRAALYKPLADHDLNSINGIVKATENLFRVIALVFVGYSLLVAGLFPFLVGNEFEWLFTFILVLIIGAGTFVQYYFGITYQVLLQADQKRYIASLTQILATVCSTILVVILVKQGAGIHMVMLGSAVVFITRPILLSIYVRSKYKITSRCTADQRAIKQRWDGLGHHLAYFLHRHTDVVVLTLFTNTREVSVYSIYYMVVSGIEKIMTTFSSGLEAGFGNMIAKKETVALNANFRLYEFISFTVTTIFFTSAALLVLPFVSVYTGGITDANYHRPAFAYILIMAEAVYCIRLPYHSVTLAAGHFKQTRNGAFAEAAINIILSIALVIQYGLMGVAIATLCAMLFRTIQYAIYLSNNVLHRSIRLFIKRCAVNILAAAAIVLLAQLLPAMHIDSYLRWCLYACEIMFVATTVTLGINGIFYARDLKNIAAVARRLL, from the coding sequence ATGAGAACCAGGAAAGCATTATATAACACCGCGGCTTCACTGGCCCTGCAGGCAATAACCATTATCTGCGGTTTTATTGTCCCCAGGTTGATCATCGGGTCCTTTGGTTCCAGTGTTAATGGCTTGGTTTATTCCATCAAGCAATTTTTAGGTTATATCACCCTGCTTGAGTTTGGTGTGGGCGGCGTGGTACGGGCGGCCCTGTACAAACCGCTGGCTGATCATGACCTGAACTCCATAAACGGTATTGTTAAAGCTACGGAAAACCTTTTCCGGGTCATAGCACTGGTCTTTGTTGGTTATTCCCTGCTTGTGGCGGGATTGTTCCCGTTTCTGGTGGGAAATGAATTTGAATGGCTGTTTACCTTTATCCTGGTGTTAATTATTGGCGCCGGTACCTTCGTACAGTATTACTTCGGGATTACCTATCAAGTGTTGTTACAGGCGGACCAAAAAAGGTACATAGCCTCGTTAACACAAATACTGGCCACGGTTTGCAGCACCATCCTGGTTGTAATCCTTGTTAAACAAGGCGCCGGTATACACATGGTTATGCTGGGCAGTGCAGTTGTTTTTATCACCAGACCGATACTACTTAGCATTTATGTCCGGAGCAAATATAAAATAACCAGCCGCTGTACCGCTGATCAAAGGGCTATCAAACAAAGATGGGATGGACTGGGTCACCATTTAGCTTATTTTTTGCACCGGCACACCGATGTGGTAGTGCTGACATTGTTCACCAACACCAGGGAAGTTTCGGTGTATTCCATATATTATATGGTGGTATCCGGGATAGAGAAAATAATGACCACCTTTTCGTCCGGCCTGGAGGCCGGCTTTGGCAACATGATCGCAAAAAAAGAAACCGTAGCCCTAAACGCCAACTTCCGCCTGTATGAATTTATTTCCTTTACCGTTACCACCATCTTTTTTACCAGCGCGGCATTGTTGGTATTGCCCTTTGTCTCGGTGTATACCGGCGGCATCACCGATGCTAACTACCACAGGCCGGCCTTTGCATATATTCTGATCATGGCCGAAGCAGTATACTGCATCAGGCTCCCCTACCACTCTGTAACGCTGGCAGCGGGACATTTTAAGCAAACCAGAAACGGGGCCTTTGCCGAGGCAGCAATTAACATCATCTTGTCTATTGCTTTAGTAATCCAATACGGCCTGATGGGGGTGGCCATTGCAACTCTATGCGCCATGCTGTTCAGGACCATCCAATATGCCATATATCTTTCGAACAATGTTTTACACAGAAGTATCCGGCTTTTCATTAAAAGATGTGCCGTAAATATTTTAGCCGCCGCAGCCATTGTTTTGCTAGCTCAATTGCTTCCGGCCATGCATATTGACAGTTATTTAAGATGGTGCCTGTATGCCTGTGAAATCATGTTTGTTGCAACCACCGTAACCCTTGGTATAAACGGCATATTTTACGCCAGGGATTTAAAAAACATTGCTGCAGTTGCCAGGCGCTTGCTATAA